In a single window of the Macadamia integrifolia cultivar HAES 741 unplaced genomic scaffold, SCU_Mint_v3 scaffold1350, whole genome shotgun sequence genome:
- the LOC122063548 gene encoding putative receptor-like protein kinase At4g00960, with product MSLHSFRVAKDAPSVRFLLLPCLLMITFNGFCSADPLLFYCPNPAEYESNSTFGSNLKILLASLSSNSSLAGGFCNTSVGSDTNQVHGLALCRGNVTLEVCQNCMKNASRDILSVCPQKEEATIWYEDCQLRYSYQKFFSVMVYAGKYPNWNDHQPNVSNPDQFSPILSNLLTQLTSQVSSNSSDRLFASREARVPGKGKILVGQAQCTGDISSGDCENCLRNAMGDLEGCCSMRVGGMVLDTSCDLMFQLSTVKVSEGRSRSHIIIITSIAVTVVLVLAGSCAYCFRRRKGRRDEEKSENTLFINMQETNRKQISDRTVPQRNQIDSSELPLIDFDTIKVATDNFSDTNKIGRGGFGTVYKGTLQDGKEVAVKRLSRRSWQGLEEFKNEVVLIAKLQHRNLVRLIGCAVEGEEKLLIYDFMPNISLDVFVFDPNKRLQLDCRTRLNIIDGIARGLLYLHEDSRLKIIHRDLKPSNVLLDEEMTAKISDFGMARIFVEDQNTANTKRVVGTYGYMSPEYAMEGIFSVKSDVFSFGVILLEIVSGKRNNSFLKEHGQTLLAYVWRLWDEGKALDSVDPSLISSCSRTEEVLRCIHIGLLCVQREADDRPTMSDVIVMLESDPRDLPQPTEPAFAMGRVVVQTDQSSTVICSVNAATVSNVTPR from the exons ATGTCTCTTCATAGTTTCAGGGTTGCCAAAGATGCACCTTCAGTTCGGTTCTTACTGCTTCCGTGCCTACTAATGATTACCTTTAATGGCTTCTGCTCAGCAGatcctcttcttttctattGCCCAAATCCAGCCGAATATGAATCCAACAGCACATTTGGTTCTAACCTTAAGATCCTTCTCGCAAGTCTTTCTTCAAACAGCTCTCTTGCAGGGGGTTTCTGTAACACTTCAGTGGGCAGTGACACGAACCAAGTCCATGGGCTTGCGCTATGTAGAGGCAATGTAACCCTCGAGGTTTGCCAGAATTGTATGAAGAATGCAAGTAGGGACATTCTTTCTGTGTGCCCGCAGAAGGAAGAGGCGACTATCTGGTATGAAGATTGCCAATTGCGATATTCGTACCAGAAGTTCTTTTCTGTAATGGTATATGCTGGAAAGTATCCTAACTGGAATGATCATCAACCAAACGTCTCGAACCCAGATCAGTTCTCCCCGATTCTGAGTAATTTGCTAACCCAACTTACTAGCCAGGTTTCCTCTAATTCTTCTGATCGTTTGTTTGCCTCTAGAGAAGCTAGAGTCCCAGGAAAAGGCAAGATACTTGTTGGCCAGGCTCAGTGTACTGGCGATATATCTTCTGGTGACTGTGAAAATTGCCTTCGAAATGCCATGGGAGACCTTGAAGGATGTTGCTCTATGCGTGTAGGAGGAATGGTTCTTGATACAAGTTGTGATttaatgtttcaactttcaactgtAAAGG TATCTGAAGGAAGGAGCAGAAGTCACATTATAATTATTACTAGCATTGCAGTAACTGTAGTACTAGTTCTTGCTGGGTCATGTGCCTACTGCTTCCGCAGAAGGAAGGGAAGACGAG ATGAGGAAAAAAGCGAAAACACACTATTTATTAACATGCAAGAGACGAATAGGAAACAAATCTCTGACCGAACTGTTCCACAACGGAATCAGATCGATTCATCAGAGTTGCCCTTGATTGATTTTGATACTATAAAAGTTGCCACAGACAACTTCTCAGATACCAACAAGATTGGACGTGGTGGGTTTGGAACTGTTTACAAG GGCACATTACAAGATGGAAAGGAAGTAGCTGTGAAAAGGCTTTCAAGGAGGTCATGGCAAGGTTTAGaggagttcaagaatgaagttgtaCTAATTGCAAAGCTTCAACACCGGAACCTCGTGAGGCTCATAGGTTGTGCTGTAGAAGGAGAGGAAAAGCTGCTCATCTATGACTTCATGCCCAACATCAGCCTTGATGTTTTTGTCTTTG ATCCCAACAAGCGCTTGCAACTCGATTGCAGAACACGACTTAACATTATCGATGGAATTGCCCGTGGACTTCTTTATCTCCACGAGGACTCACGACTCAAGATCATTCACAGAGATCTGAAACCTAGTAATGTTCTGTTGGATGAAGAGATGACTGCAAAGATTTCAGACTTTGGCATGGCAAGGATCTTTGTCGAAGATCAAAACACCGCTAATACTAAACGAGTTGTGGGGACCTA TGGATATATGTCTCCAGAATATGCAATGGAAGGGATATTTTCAGTCAAGTCTGATGTTTTCAGCTTTGGTGTAATCTTGCTTGAGATAGTAAGTGGCAAGAGAAACAACAGCTTCCTTAAGGAGCATGGCCAAACCCTCTTGGCATAT GTATGGAGACTATGGGATGAAGGCAAAGCCTTGGATTCTGTAGACCCATCGTTGATCAGCTCATGCTCAAGAACAGAGGAAGTATTAAGATGCATCCATATTGGGCTTTTGTGTGTTCAAAGAGAAGCAGATGATAGACCCACCATGTCTGATGTCATTGTTATGCTAGAAAGTGATCCTAGAGATCTTCCTCAGCCTACAGAACCTGCATTTGCTATGGGAAGAGTTGTGGTCCAAACTGATCAATCTTCCACAGTCATTTGTTCTGTAAATGCAGCTACTGTTTCTAATGTCACACCTCGGTGA
- the LOC122063543 gene encoding uncharacterized protein LOC122063543 isoform X2, whose product MKSKMSFWPQNSKATFPSHRLKLLLLVSCSLSVFFFVASLSILGNTFTTSPPISTPTSLDHFVFGISSSAKSWPQRKDYVRLWWKPNQMRGCVFLDAIPSEKADSNDELLPPICISEDTSRFRYTCKYGYRSAIRGARAVLETVALNHSNVRWFVFGDDDTVFVADNLVKTLSKYDHNQWFYIGSSSESFEQSYENLFGMAFGGGGFAISYPLARILANTMDSCLVRYPHLYGSDGRIFSCLTELGVGLTHEPGFHQVDIRGDPFGLLAAHPLTPLVSLHHFDALDPIFPNMTRLQAIQHLFEAIKFDPERVLQRTVCYDRWYSWTISISWGYAVQVIETHRHLPDLLPVERTFKPWKKKPTMYSTLYKFTTREVPIDPCNRPTIFFLETISLDGKRVKSSYRRVISEECLKRKAPWMLRLEHINVFSQKMDLEIRQAPRRHCCDILNSSNRTVMNIGIRECGEQEQIIMHP is encoded by the exons ATGAAATCAAAAATGTCGTTTTGGCCTCAAAACTCCAAAGCCACATTTCCTTCTCACCGCTTAAAGCTTCTCCTTTTGGTCTCCTGTTCTCTCTCTGTATTCTTCTTCGTTGCCTCCCTTTCTATCCTCGGTAATACTTTTACTACATCACCTCCCATCTCAACGCCAACCTCTCTCGACCATTTCGTCTTCGGCATTTCTTCATCTGCCAAATCCTGGCCTCAACGCAAAGACTACGTACGCCTCTGGtggaaaccaaatcaaatgcGAGGCTGTGTATTCCTTGACGCAATTCCTTCAGAGAAAGCTGATTCTAATGACGAGCTTCTTCCTCCTATATGCATCTCTGAGGATACTTCTCGATTCCGTTACACCTGCAAGTATGGGTATCGATCAGCAATCCGTGGGGCTCGGGCTGTGTTGGAGACTGTTGCCCTCAATCACTCCAATGTCCGATGGTTCGTCTTCGGGGACGACGATACAGTGTTTGTTGCTGATAATTTGGTGAAGACATTGTCTAAGTACGACCATAATCAGTGGTTTTATATTGGGAGCAGTTCTGAGAGCTTCGAGCAGAGTTACGAGAATTTGTTTGGTATGGCATTTGGTGGTGGAGGTTTTGCGATTAGCTATCCTCTTGCAAGAATTTTAGCAAACACTATGGATTCATGTTTGGTTAGGTACCCACATCTGTATGGAAGTGATGGTAGGATTTTCTCTTGCTTGACTGAGCTTGGAGTTGGATTAACCCATGAACCAGGGTTTCATCAG gtTGACATAAGAGGGGATCCCTTTGGATTGCTAGCAGCTCATCCATTAACACCGTTGGTATCTCTCCACCACTTTGATGCCCTAGATCCAATCTTCCCCAACATGACTCGTCTCCAAGCTATACAAcacttgtttgaggccataaaGTTCGATCCTGAAAGAGTTCTGCAGAGAACTGTTTGCTATGATCGTTGGTATTCATGGACCATTTCTATCTCATGGGGATATGCTGTTCAGGTAATTGAAACCCATAGGCATCTTCCTGACCTTCTTCCTGTGGAGAGGACATTTAAGCCATGGAAGAAAAAACCGACAATGTACTCTACCCTGTATAAGTTTACCACCAGGGAGGTTCCCATTGATCCATGTAACAGACCCACCATTTTCTTTCTGGAAACCATCTCTCTTGATGGAAAGAGGGTAAAGAGTAGTTATAGGAGAGTGATTTCTGAAGAATGCTTAAAGAGGAAGGCTCCATGGATGTTGAGACTGGAACATATAAATGTGTTTTCACAAAAGATGGATCTTGAAATCAGACAG GCTCCAAGACGCCATTGTTGTGATATCTTGAATTCTTCCAATCGCACTGTGATGAACATAGGCATCAGAGAATGTGGAGAGCAAGAACAAATAATTATGCATCCATAG
- the LOC122063543 gene encoding uncharacterized protein LOC122063543 isoform X1, whose product MKSKMSFWPQNSKATFPSHRLKLLLLVSCSLSVFFFVASLSILGNTFTTSPPISTPTSLDHFVFGISSSAKSWPQRKDYVRLWWKPNQMRGCVFLDAIPSEKADSNDELLPPICISEDTSRFRYTCKYGYRSAIRGARAVLETVALNHSNVRWFVFGDDDTVFVADNLVKTLSKYDHNQWFYIGSSSESFEQSYENLFGMAFGGGGFAISYPLARILANTMDSCLVRYPHLYGSDGRIFSCLTELGVGLTHEPGFHQVDIRGDPFGLLAAHPLTPLVSLHHFDALDPIFPNMTRLQAIQHLFEAIKFDPERVLQRTVCYDRWYSWTISISWGYAVQVIETHRHLPDLLPVERTFKPWKKKPTMYSTLYKFTTREVPIDPCNRPTIFFLETISLDGKRVKSSYRRVISEECLKRKAPWMLRLEHINVFSQKMDLEIRQLQAPRRHCCDILNSSNRTVMNIGIRECGEQEQIIMHP is encoded by the exons ATGAAATCAAAAATGTCGTTTTGGCCTCAAAACTCCAAAGCCACATTTCCTTCTCACCGCTTAAAGCTTCTCCTTTTGGTCTCCTGTTCTCTCTCTGTATTCTTCTTCGTTGCCTCCCTTTCTATCCTCGGTAATACTTTTACTACATCACCTCCCATCTCAACGCCAACCTCTCTCGACCATTTCGTCTTCGGCATTTCTTCATCTGCCAAATCCTGGCCTCAACGCAAAGACTACGTACGCCTCTGGtggaaaccaaatcaaatgcGAGGCTGTGTATTCCTTGACGCAATTCCTTCAGAGAAAGCTGATTCTAATGACGAGCTTCTTCCTCCTATATGCATCTCTGAGGATACTTCTCGATTCCGTTACACCTGCAAGTATGGGTATCGATCAGCAATCCGTGGGGCTCGGGCTGTGTTGGAGACTGTTGCCCTCAATCACTCCAATGTCCGATGGTTCGTCTTCGGGGACGACGATACAGTGTTTGTTGCTGATAATTTGGTGAAGACATTGTCTAAGTACGACCATAATCAGTGGTTTTATATTGGGAGCAGTTCTGAGAGCTTCGAGCAGAGTTACGAGAATTTGTTTGGTATGGCATTTGGTGGTGGAGGTTTTGCGATTAGCTATCCTCTTGCAAGAATTTTAGCAAACACTATGGATTCATGTTTGGTTAGGTACCCACATCTGTATGGAAGTGATGGTAGGATTTTCTCTTGCTTGACTGAGCTTGGAGTTGGATTAACCCATGAACCAGGGTTTCATCAG gtTGACATAAGAGGGGATCCCTTTGGATTGCTAGCAGCTCATCCATTAACACCGTTGGTATCTCTCCACCACTTTGATGCCCTAGATCCAATCTTCCCCAACATGACTCGTCTCCAAGCTATACAAcacttgtttgaggccataaaGTTCGATCCTGAAAGAGTTCTGCAGAGAACTGTTTGCTATGATCGTTGGTATTCATGGACCATTTCTATCTCATGGGGATATGCTGTTCAGGTAATTGAAACCCATAGGCATCTTCCTGACCTTCTTCCTGTGGAGAGGACATTTAAGCCATGGAAGAAAAAACCGACAATGTACTCTACCCTGTATAAGTTTACCACCAGGGAGGTTCCCATTGATCCATGTAACAGACCCACCATTTTCTTTCTGGAAACCATCTCTCTTGATGGAAAGAGGGTAAAGAGTAGTTATAGGAGAGTGATTTCTGAAGAATGCTTAAAGAGGAAGGCTCCATGGATGTTGAGACTGGAACATATAAATGTGTTTTCACAAAAGATGGATCTTGAAATCAGACAG TTGCAGGCTCCAAGACGCCATTGTTGTGATATCTTGAATTCTTCCAATCGCACTGTGATGAACATAGGCATCAGAGAATGTGGAGAGCAAGAACAAATAATTATGCATCCATAG